In a single window of the Daphnia carinata strain CSIRO-1 chromosome 4, CSIRO_AGI_Dcar_HiC_V3, whole genome shotgun sequence genome:
- the LOC130694632 gene encoding phosphatidylinositol 4-phosphate 5-kinase type-1 gamma-like isoform X3 — protein sequence MSTSSSVVQLGAVSSMSGPHSILEIGERNEQTPSSSENDTTVHQDGPSHTESNHKEAARSLTPMNQHDPSSDPNDCIPQHDDELSSSEDVATGSSKKEKRPPPLEMAQDPSLATGEGPKTPLSPRARSAGTLKTDREKKLGHRRVGEGGEVTYKKIHTSQIMGSIQLGISHAVGGLASKPERDLLMQDFMTIETTNFYSQGSQLTPAHHYSDFRFKSFAPIAFRYFRDLFGIQPDDFLLSLCNEPLRELTNPGASGSIFYLSADDEFIIKTVQHKEGEFLMKLLLGYYMNLNQNPRTLLPKFFGLYCYICNSKNVRMVVMNNLLPSSIKLHEKYDLKGSTYKRKASKSERSKTVPTFKDLDFLELHPDGIMLEADTYNALIKTIQRDCRVLESFKIMDYSLLVAIHNLDLAAKEEAERRRNNSIGDEDSGEENGAVAGTSSGATGTTQPPPLVRSRSINRQKLVAHSTALESIQAESEPIDEEDDVPPGGIPARNAKGERLLVFLGIIDILQSYRLKKKLEHTLKAMIHDGDTVSVHRPGFYSQRFQNFMAKQVFRKVPSPLKHSPSKKKLTARTRATSVTDSAAPANYDQLATSQESASDAGAIGGVSTMPHPTGTGSMSGPATAVTFSNTVVGGGGTSATGNSVGGGIGGSSATPVNLPAVLKDRVPSNLRPGSGAGPRGPPPPVPPRSPKRVNIAVPSSQGGASAGSAKVSFRPRASNEDGESRSLPSSSSSSSTPPPAFEDVLRSGSSDRPREQPMAQTSRAGSKSANISTKRQTETTVSRNWTSQAEAIRNPQFGKQIETSVVSHTEELVCMTSHHIFSMSEVQLEVRSNSKASSLGSGEILRMASGVLSGGHTPTPTWTEGTPSFTESSSSGELGFSGSPKMNQTSANSSRVHAKVVNEGSMSPSFHQDSEMVSSVRIP from the exons ATGAGCACAAGTTCGTCCGTCGTACAACTCGGTGCCGTTTCGTCCATGTCAGGCCCACATTCAATCTTGGAGATTGGCGAAAGAAACGAACAAACACCTTCGTCTTCAGAAAATGATACAACAGTTCACCAAGATGGTCCATCTCATACAGAGAGTAACCATAAAGAAGCAGCTAGAAGTTTAACTCCTATGAATCAGCATGATCCATCTTCCGATCCAAACGACTGCATTCCTCAACATGATGATGAGCTCAGTTCCTCTGAGGATGTTGCTACAGGTTctagtaaaaaagaaaagagaccaCCCCCGCTTGAG ATGGCTCAAGATCCTTCTCTTGCAACGGGAGAGGGCCCAAAAACTCCTTTATCTCCACGAGCTAGATCTGCTGGTACATTAAAAACAGatagagaaaagaaacttggTCATCGGAGAGTAGGAGAGGGAGGTGAAGTGACATATAAAAAA ATTCACACTTCTCAAATTATGGGTTCAATTCAACTGGGTATCAGTCATGCTGTTGGAGGACTGGCATCAAAACCTGAAAGAGACCTCTTGATGCAAGATTTCATGACTAttgaaacaacaaatttttattcacaaGGATCACAGCTAACACCTGCACATCATTACTCAGATTTTCGTTTCAAATCATTTGCGCCTATCGCCTTCCGATATTTTCGAGATCTCTTCGGCATTCAGCCCGACGACTTCTTG TTATCGCTTTGCAACGAACCGCTAAGAGAATTGACTAATCCGGGAGCAAGCGGATCTATTTTCTACCTATCGGCAGACGACGAATTCATTATAAAAACTGTACAACACAAAGAGGGAGAATTTCTTATGAAGTTGCTCCTTGGTTATTATATG AACCTTAATCAGAATCCTCGAACGCTATTGCCTAAATTTTTCGGATTGTATTGTTACATATGCAACTCGAAGAACGTACGGATGGTGGTTATGAACAATTTGCTACCATCTTCGATAAAACTTCACGAGAAATACGATCTCAAGGGTTCTacatataaaagaaaa GCTTCAAAATCAGAGCGGAGTAAAACAGTGCCCACTTTCAAGGACCTGGATTTCCTAGAACTTCATCCAGATGGAATCATGTTGGAAGCGGATACGTATAATGCTTTGATTAAGACGATTCAACGAGATTGTCGTGTTTTGGAAAGCTTTAAGATTATGGACTACAGCCTTTTAGTTGCAATTCACAATCTGGATTTGGCAGCTAAAGAAGAAGCCGAGCGTCGTAGGAATAATTCTATTGGCGATGAAGATAGTGGAGAAGAGAATGGAGCTGTGGCAGGAACATCGTCTGGGGCAACAGGAACTACTCAACCCCCACCTTTAGTTCGTAGCCGCTCCATCAACCGTCAGAAATTGGTGGCTCATTCCACTGCTTTAGAAAGTATCCAGGCGGAAAGTGAACCCATTGACGAGGAAGACGATGTTCC ACCCGGTGGCATCCCAGCTCGTAACGCTAAGGGCGAAAGACTTTTGGTCTTTCTAGGTATTATCGACATTTTACAGAGCTATcggttaaagaaaaaacttgaaCACACACTCAAGGCCATGATTCATGATGGG GATACGGTGTCGGTCCATCGTCCTGGTTTTTATTCGCAGCGATTCCAAAACTTCATGGCTAAGCAGGTCTTCAGAAAGGTGCCATCAC CGCTGAAACATTCGCCTTCTAAGAAGAAGCTGACAGCTCGGACACGAGCAACCTCCGTTACGGATAGTGCTGCGCCAGCAAACTACGACCAGCTCGCCACAAGTCAAGAATCAG CGTCAGACGCCGGAGCGATCGGTGGTGTTTCGACTATGCCACATCCGACAGGAACGGGTTCAATGTCAGGACCAGCAACTGCAGTTACGTTTAGCAACACAGTGGTTGGAGGCGGTGGTACGAGCGCTACTGGAAACAGTGTCGGCGGTGGCATTGGCGGAAGCTCCGCTACTCCCGTCAATTTACCCGCTGTCCTAAAAGACCGTGTGCCAAGCAACTTGAGACCGGGTTCTGGGGCTGGTCCCAGGGGCCCTCCTCCACCCGTTCCGCCGCGCTCGCCTAAACGGGTTAATATTGCCGTGCCGTCGTCTCAAGGAGGGGCATCGGCAGGCTCGGCTAAAG tATCATTTCGACCAAGAGCCAGCAATGAAGATGGAGAATCCCGAAGCCTaccatcatcttcatcttcgtcatcgACACCTCCTCCTGCATTTGAGGATGTTCTGCGTTCGGGTTCATCGGATAGGCCCCGTGAACAGCCGATGGCCCAGACTAGCCGAGCTGGAAGTAAATCGGCTAACATCTCGACAAAGAGACAAACGGAGACAACCGTAAGCAGGAACTGGACGTCGCAAGCTGAAGCTATCAG GAATCCGCAATTCGGGAAGCAGATCGAAACATCAGTGGTCAGTCATACCGAAGAATTGGTTTGCATGACAAGTCATCATATCTTCAG CATGTCCGAAGTCCAGCTGGAGGTACGATCGAACAGCAAAGCGTCATCACTAGGGAGTGGGGAAATCTTAAGAATGGCGAGCGGTGTTCTTTCCGGAGGCCATACACCGACCCCGACATGGACGGAAGGAACGCCTTCCTTCACTGAATCATCATCTTCCGGTGAATTAG GATTTTCAGGATCGCCGAAAATGAACCAAACTTCGGCCAACTCGTCCCGCGTTCATGCCAAGGTTGTCAACGAAGGAAGTATGTCTCCGAGTTTTCATCAGGATTCTGAAATGGTGAGTTCCGTTCGCATTCCGTGA
- the LOC130694632 gene encoding phosphatidylinositol 4-phosphate 5-kinase type-1 alpha-like isoform X5, translated as MSTSSSVVQLGAVSSMSGPHSILEIGERNEQTPSSSENDTTVHQDGPSHTESNHKEAARSLTPMNQHDPSSDPNDCIPQHDDELSSSEDVATGSSKKEKRPPPLEMAQDPSLATGEGPKTPLSPRARSAGTLKTDREKKLGHRRVGEGGEVTYKKIHTSQIMGSIQLGISHAVGGLASKPERDLLMQDFMTIETTNFYSQGSQLTPAHHYSDFRFKSFAPIAFRYFRDLFGIQPDDFLLSLCNEPLRELTNPGASGSIFYLSADDEFIIKTVQHKEGEFLMKLLLGYYMNLNQNPRTLLPKFFGLYCYICNSKNVRMVVMNNLLPSSIKLHEKYDLKGSTYKRKASKSERSKTVPTFKDLDFLELHPDGIMLEADTYNALIKTIQRDCRVLESFKIMDYSLLVAIHNLDLAAKEEAERRRNNSIGDEDSGEENGAVAGTSSGATGTTQPPPLVRSRSINRQKLVAHSTALESIQAESEPIDEEDDVPPGGIPARNAKGERLLVFLGIIDILQSYRLKKKLEHTLKAMIHDGDTVSVHRPGFYSQRFQNFMAKQVFRKVPSLDLPEFKGKHRKFRNLVSSYLALKHSPSKKKLTARTRATSVTDSAAPANYDQLATSQESVSFRPRASNEDGESRSLPSSSSSSSTPPPAFEDVLRSGSSDRPREQPMAQTSRAGSKSANISTKRQTETTVSRNWTSQAEAIRNPQFGKQIETSVVSHTEELVCMTSHHIFSMSEVQLEVRSNSKASSLGSGEILRMASGVLSGGHTPTPTWTEGTPSFTESSSSGELGFSGSPKMNQTSANSSRVHAKVVNEGSMSPSFHQDSEMVSSVRIP; from the exons ATGAGCACAAGTTCGTCCGTCGTACAACTCGGTGCCGTTTCGTCCATGTCAGGCCCACATTCAATCTTGGAGATTGGCGAAAGAAACGAACAAACACCTTCGTCTTCAGAAAATGATACAACAGTTCACCAAGATGGTCCATCTCATACAGAGAGTAACCATAAAGAAGCAGCTAGAAGTTTAACTCCTATGAATCAGCATGATCCATCTTCCGATCCAAACGACTGCATTCCTCAACATGATGATGAGCTCAGTTCCTCTGAGGATGTTGCTACAGGTTctagtaaaaaagaaaagagaccaCCCCCGCTTGAG ATGGCTCAAGATCCTTCTCTTGCAACGGGAGAGGGCCCAAAAACTCCTTTATCTCCACGAGCTAGATCTGCTGGTACATTAAAAACAGatagagaaaagaaacttggTCATCGGAGAGTAGGAGAGGGAGGTGAAGTGACATATAAAAAA ATTCACACTTCTCAAATTATGGGTTCAATTCAACTGGGTATCAGTCATGCTGTTGGAGGACTGGCATCAAAACCTGAAAGAGACCTCTTGATGCAAGATTTCATGACTAttgaaacaacaaatttttattcacaaGGATCACAGCTAACACCTGCACATCATTACTCAGATTTTCGTTTCAAATCATTTGCGCCTATCGCCTTCCGATATTTTCGAGATCTCTTCGGCATTCAGCCCGACGACTTCTTG TTATCGCTTTGCAACGAACCGCTAAGAGAATTGACTAATCCGGGAGCAAGCGGATCTATTTTCTACCTATCGGCAGACGACGAATTCATTATAAAAACTGTACAACACAAAGAGGGAGAATTTCTTATGAAGTTGCTCCTTGGTTATTATATG AACCTTAATCAGAATCCTCGAACGCTATTGCCTAAATTTTTCGGATTGTATTGTTACATATGCAACTCGAAGAACGTACGGATGGTGGTTATGAACAATTTGCTACCATCTTCGATAAAACTTCACGAGAAATACGATCTCAAGGGTTCTacatataaaagaaaa GCTTCAAAATCAGAGCGGAGTAAAACAGTGCCCACTTTCAAGGACCTGGATTTCCTAGAACTTCATCCAGATGGAATCATGTTGGAAGCGGATACGTATAATGCTTTGATTAAGACGATTCAACGAGATTGTCGTGTTTTGGAAAGCTTTAAGATTATGGACTACAGCCTTTTAGTTGCAATTCACAATCTGGATTTGGCAGCTAAAGAAGAAGCCGAGCGTCGTAGGAATAATTCTATTGGCGATGAAGATAGTGGAGAAGAGAATGGAGCTGTGGCAGGAACATCGTCTGGGGCAACAGGAACTACTCAACCCCCACCTTTAGTTCGTAGCCGCTCCATCAACCGTCAGAAATTGGTGGCTCATTCCACTGCTTTAGAAAGTATCCAGGCGGAAAGTGAACCCATTGACGAGGAAGACGATGTTCC ACCCGGTGGCATCCCAGCTCGTAACGCTAAGGGCGAAAGACTTTTGGTCTTTCTAGGTATTATCGACATTTTACAGAGCTATcggttaaagaaaaaacttgaaCACACACTCAAGGCCATGATTCATGATGGG GATACGGTGTCGGTCCATCGTCCTGGTTTTTATTCGCAGCGATTCCAAAACTTCATGGCTAAGCAGGTCTTCAGAAAGGTGCCATCAC TGGATTTGCCCGAGTTTAAAGGCAAACACCGTAAATTCCGCAACTTGGTATCCAGCTACTTAG CGCTGAAACATTCGCCTTCTAAGAAGAAGCTGACAGCTCGGACACGAGCAACCTCCGTTACGGATAGTGCTGCGCCAGCAAACTACGACCAGCTCGCCACAAGTCAAGAATCAG tATCATTTCGACCAAGAGCCAGCAATGAAGATGGAGAATCCCGAAGCCTaccatcatcttcatcttcgtcatcgACACCTCCTCCTGCATTTGAGGATGTTCTGCGTTCGGGTTCATCGGATAGGCCCCGTGAACAGCCGATGGCCCAGACTAGCCGAGCTGGAAGTAAATCGGCTAACATCTCGACAAAGAGACAAACGGAGACAACCGTAAGCAGGAACTGGACGTCGCAAGCTGAAGCTATCAG GAATCCGCAATTCGGGAAGCAGATCGAAACATCAGTGGTCAGTCATACCGAAGAATTGGTTTGCATGACAAGTCATCATATCTTCAG CATGTCCGAAGTCCAGCTGGAGGTACGATCGAACAGCAAAGCGTCATCACTAGGGAGTGGGGAAATCTTAAGAATGGCGAGCGGTGTTCTTTCCGGAGGCCATACACCGACCCCGACATGGACGGAAGGAACGCCTTCCTTCACTGAATCATCATCTTCCGGTGAATTAG GATTTTCAGGATCGCCGAAAATGAACCAAACTTCGGCCAACTCGTCCCGCGTTCATGCCAAGGTTGTCAACGAAGGAAGTATGTCTCCGAGTTTTCATCAGGATTCTGAAATGGTGAGTTCCGTTCGCATTCCGTGA
- the LOC130694632 gene encoding phosphatidylinositol 4-phosphate 5-kinase type-1 gamma-like isoform X2 produces MSTSSSVVQLGAVSSMSGPHSILEIGERNEQTPSSSENDTTVHQDGPSHTESNHKEAARSLTPMNQHDPSSDPNDCIPQHDDELSSSEDVATGSSKKEKRPPPLEMAQDPSLATGEGPKTPLSPRARSAGTLKTDREKKLGHRRVGEGGEVTYKKIHTSQIMGSIQLGISHAVGGLASKPERDLLMQDFMTIETTNFYSQGSQLTPAHHYSDFRFKSFAPIAFRYFRDLFGIQPDDFLLSLCNEPLRELTNPGASGSIFYLSADDEFIIKTVQHKEGEFLMKLLLGYYMNLNQNPRTLLPKFFGLYCYICNSKNVRMVVMNNLLPSSIKLHEKYDLKGSTYKRKASKSERSKTVPTFKDLDFLELHPDGIMLEADTYNALIKTIQRDCRVLESFKIMDYSLLVAIHNLDLAAKEEAERRRNNSIGDEDSGEENGAVAGTSSGATGTTQPPPLVRSRSINRQKLVAHSTALESIQAESEPIDEEDDVPPGGIPARNAKGERLLVFLGIIDILQSYRLKKKLEHTLKAMIHDGDTVSVHRPGFYSQRFQNFMAKQVFRKVPSLDLPEFKGKHRKFRNLVSSYLALKHSPSKKKLTARTRATSVTDSAAPANYDQLATSQESASDAGAIGGVSTMPHPTGTGSMSGPATAVTFSNTVVGGGGTSATGNSVGGGIGGSSATPVNLPAVLKDRVPSNLRPGSGAGPRGPPPPVPPRSPKRVNIAVPSSQGGASAGSAKVSFRPRASNEDGESRSLPSSSSSSSTPPPAFEDVLRSGSSDRPREQPMAQTSRAGSKSANISTKRQTETTVSRNWTSQAEAIRNPQFGKQIETSVVSHTEELVCMTSHHIFSMSEVQLEVRSNSKASSLGSGEILRMASGVLSGGHTPTPTWTEGTPSFTESSSSGFSGSPKMNQTSANSSRVHAKVVNEGSMSPSFHQDSEMVSSVRIP; encoded by the exons ATGAGCACAAGTTCGTCCGTCGTACAACTCGGTGCCGTTTCGTCCATGTCAGGCCCACATTCAATCTTGGAGATTGGCGAAAGAAACGAACAAACACCTTCGTCTTCAGAAAATGATACAACAGTTCACCAAGATGGTCCATCTCATACAGAGAGTAACCATAAAGAAGCAGCTAGAAGTTTAACTCCTATGAATCAGCATGATCCATCTTCCGATCCAAACGACTGCATTCCTCAACATGATGATGAGCTCAGTTCCTCTGAGGATGTTGCTACAGGTTctagtaaaaaagaaaagagaccaCCCCCGCTTGAG ATGGCTCAAGATCCTTCTCTTGCAACGGGAGAGGGCCCAAAAACTCCTTTATCTCCACGAGCTAGATCTGCTGGTACATTAAAAACAGatagagaaaagaaacttggTCATCGGAGAGTAGGAGAGGGAGGTGAAGTGACATATAAAAAA ATTCACACTTCTCAAATTATGGGTTCAATTCAACTGGGTATCAGTCATGCTGTTGGAGGACTGGCATCAAAACCTGAAAGAGACCTCTTGATGCAAGATTTCATGACTAttgaaacaacaaatttttattcacaaGGATCACAGCTAACACCTGCACATCATTACTCAGATTTTCGTTTCAAATCATTTGCGCCTATCGCCTTCCGATATTTTCGAGATCTCTTCGGCATTCAGCCCGACGACTTCTTG TTATCGCTTTGCAACGAACCGCTAAGAGAATTGACTAATCCGGGAGCAAGCGGATCTATTTTCTACCTATCGGCAGACGACGAATTCATTATAAAAACTGTACAACACAAAGAGGGAGAATTTCTTATGAAGTTGCTCCTTGGTTATTATATG AACCTTAATCAGAATCCTCGAACGCTATTGCCTAAATTTTTCGGATTGTATTGTTACATATGCAACTCGAAGAACGTACGGATGGTGGTTATGAACAATTTGCTACCATCTTCGATAAAACTTCACGAGAAATACGATCTCAAGGGTTCTacatataaaagaaaa GCTTCAAAATCAGAGCGGAGTAAAACAGTGCCCACTTTCAAGGACCTGGATTTCCTAGAACTTCATCCAGATGGAATCATGTTGGAAGCGGATACGTATAATGCTTTGATTAAGACGATTCAACGAGATTGTCGTGTTTTGGAAAGCTTTAAGATTATGGACTACAGCCTTTTAGTTGCAATTCACAATCTGGATTTGGCAGCTAAAGAAGAAGCCGAGCGTCGTAGGAATAATTCTATTGGCGATGAAGATAGTGGAGAAGAGAATGGAGCTGTGGCAGGAACATCGTCTGGGGCAACAGGAACTACTCAACCCCCACCTTTAGTTCGTAGCCGCTCCATCAACCGTCAGAAATTGGTGGCTCATTCCACTGCTTTAGAAAGTATCCAGGCGGAAAGTGAACCCATTGACGAGGAAGACGATGTTCC ACCCGGTGGCATCCCAGCTCGTAACGCTAAGGGCGAAAGACTTTTGGTCTTTCTAGGTATTATCGACATTTTACAGAGCTATcggttaaagaaaaaacttgaaCACACACTCAAGGCCATGATTCATGATGGG GATACGGTGTCGGTCCATCGTCCTGGTTTTTATTCGCAGCGATTCCAAAACTTCATGGCTAAGCAGGTCTTCAGAAAGGTGCCATCAC TGGATTTGCCCGAGTTTAAAGGCAAACACCGTAAATTCCGCAACTTGGTATCCAGCTACTTAG CGCTGAAACATTCGCCTTCTAAGAAGAAGCTGACAGCTCGGACACGAGCAACCTCCGTTACGGATAGTGCTGCGCCAGCAAACTACGACCAGCTCGCCACAAGTCAAGAATCAG CGTCAGACGCCGGAGCGATCGGTGGTGTTTCGACTATGCCACATCCGACAGGAACGGGTTCAATGTCAGGACCAGCAACTGCAGTTACGTTTAGCAACACAGTGGTTGGAGGCGGTGGTACGAGCGCTACTGGAAACAGTGTCGGCGGTGGCATTGGCGGAAGCTCCGCTACTCCCGTCAATTTACCCGCTGTCCTAAAAGACCGTGTGCCAAGCAACTTGAGACCGGGTTCTGGGGCTGGTCCCAGGGGCCCTCCTCCACCCGTTCCGCCGCGCTCGCCTAAACGGGTTAATATTGCCGTGCCGTCGTCTCAAGGAGGGGCATCGGCAGGCTCGGCTAAAG tATCATTTCGACCAAGAGCCAGCAATGAAGATGGAGAATCCCGAAGCCTaccatcatcttcatcttcgtcatcgACACCTCCTCCTGCATTTGAGGATGTTCTGCGTTCGGGTTCATCGGATAGGCCCCGTGAACAGCCGATGGCCCAGACTAGCCGAGCTGGAAGTAAATCGGCTAACATCTCGACAAAGAGACAAACGGAGACAACCGTAAGCAGGAACTGGACGTCGCAAGCTGAAGCTATCAG GAATCCGCAATTCGGGAAGCAGATCGAAACATCAGTGGTCAGTCATACCGAAGAATTGGTTTGCATGACAAGTCATCATATCTTCAG CATGTCCGAAGTCCAGCTGGAGGTACGATCGAACAGCAAAGCGTCATCACTAGGGAGTGGGGAAATCTTAAGAATGGCGAGCGGTGTTCTTTCCGGAGGCCATACACCGACCCCGACATGGACGGAAGGAACGCCTTCCTTCACTGAATCATCATCTTCCG GATTTTCAGGATCGCCGAAAATGAACCAAACTTCGGCCAACTCGTCCCGCGTTCATGCCAAGGTTGTCAACGAAGGAAGTATGTCTCCGAGTTTTCATCAGGATTCTGAAATGGTGAGTTCCGTTCGCATTCCGTGA
- the LOC130694632 gene encoding phosphatidylinositol 4-phosphate 5-kinase type-1 gamma-like isoform X4, with protein MSTSSSVVQLGAVSSMSGPHSILEIGERNEQTPSSSENDTTVHQDGPSHTESNHKEAARSLTPMNQHDPSSDPNDCIPQHDDELSSSEDVATGSSKKEKRPPPLEMAQDPSLATGEGPKTPLSPRARSAGTLKTDREKKLGHRRVGEGGEVTYKKIHTSQIMGSIQLGISHAVGGLASKPERDLLMQDFMTIETTNFYSQGSQLTPAHHYSDFRFKSFAPIAFRYFRDLFGIQPDDFLLSLCNEPLRELTNPGASGSIFYLSADDEFIIKTVQHKEGEFLMKLLLGYYMNLNQNPRTLLPKFFGLYCYICNSKNVRMVVMNNLLPSSIKLHEKYDLKGSTYKRKASKSERSKTVPTFKDLDFLELHPDGIMLEADTYNALIKTIQRDCRVLESFKIMDYSLLVAIHNLDLAAKEEAERRRNNSIGDEDSGEENGAVAGTSSGATGTTQPPPLVRSRSINRQKLVAHSTALESIQAESEPIDEEDDVPPGGIPARNAKGERLLVFLGIIDILQSYRLKKKLEHTLKAMIHDGDTVSVHRPGFYSQRFQNFMAKQVFRKVPSLDLPEFKGKHRKFRNLVSSYLALKHSPSKKKLTARTRATSVTDSAAPANYDQLATSQESASDAGAIGGVSTMPHPTGTGSMSGPATAVTFSNTVVGGGGTSATGNSVGGGIGGSSATPVNLPAVLKDRVPSNLRPGSGAGPRGPPPPVPPRSPKRVNIAVPSSQGGASAGSAKVSFRPRASNEDGESRSLPSSSSSSSTPPPAFEDVLRSGSSDRPREQPMAQTSRAGSKSANISTKRQTETTVSRNWTSQAEAISMSEVQLEVRSNSKASSLGSGEILRMASGVLSGGHTPTPTWTEGTPSFTESSSSGELGFSGSPKMNQTSANSSRVHAKVVNEGSMSPSFHQDSEMVSSVRIP; from the exons ATGAGCACAAGTTCGTCCGTCGTACAACTCGGTGCCGTTTCGTCCATGTCAGGCCCACATTCAATCTTGGAGATTGGCGAAAGAAACGAACAAACACCTTCGTCTTCAGAAAATGATACAACAGTTCACCAAGATGGTCCATCTCATACAGAGAGTAACCATAAAGAAGCAGCTAGAAGTTTAACTCCTATGAATCAGCATGATCCATCTTCCGATCCAAACGACTGCATTCCTCAACATGATGATGAGCTCAGTTCCTCTGAGGATGTTGCTACAGGTTctagtaaaaaagaaaagagaccaCCCCCGCTTGAG ATGGCTCAAGATCCTTCTCTTGCAACGGGAGAGGGCCCAAAAACTCCTTTATCTCCACGAGCTAGATCTGCTGGTACATTAAAAACAGatagagaaaagaaacttggTCATCGGAGAGTAGGAGAGGGAGGTGAAGTGACATATAAAAAA ATTCACACTTCTCAAATTATGGGTTCAATTCAACTGGGTATCAGTCATGCTGTTGGAGGACTGGCATCAAAACCTGAAAGAGACCTCTTGATGCAAGATTTCATGACTAttgaaacaacaaatttttattcacaaGGATCACAGCTAACACCTGCACATCATTACTCAGATTTTCGTTTCAAATCATTTGCGCCTATCGCCTTCCGATATTTTCGAGATCTCTTCGGCATTCAGCCCGACGACTTCTTG TTATCGCTTTGCAACGAACCGCTAAGAGAATTGACTAATCCGGGAGCAAGCGGATCTATTTTCTACCTATCGGCAGACGACGAATTCATTATAAAAACTGTACAACACAAAGAGGGAGAATTTCTTATGAAGTTGCTCCTTGGTTATTATATG AACCTTAATCAGAATCCTCGAACGCTATTGCCTAAATTTTTCGGATTGTATTGTTACATATGCAACTCGAAGAACGTACGGATGGTGGTTATGAACAATTTGCTACCATCTTCGATAAAACTTCACGAGAAATACGATCTCAAGGGTTCTacatataaaagaaaa GCTTCAAAATCAGAGCGGAGTAAAACAGTGCCCACTTTCAAGGACCTGGATTTCCTAGAACTTCATCCAGATGGAATCATGTTGGAAGCGGATACGTATAATGCTTTGATTAAGACGATTCAACGAGATTGTCGTGTTTTGGAAAGCTTTAAGATTATGGACTACAGCCTTTTAGTTGCAATTCACAATCTGGATTTGGCAGCTAAAGAAGAAGCCGAGCGTCGTAGGAATAATTCTATTGGCGATGAAGATAGTGGAGAAGAGAATGGAGCTGTGGCAGGAACATCGTCTGGGGCAACAGGAACTACTCAACCCCCACCTTTAGTTCGTAGCCGCTCCATCAACCGTCAGAAATTGGTGGCTCATTCCACTGCTTTAGAAAGTATCCAGGCGGAAAGTGAACCCATTGACGAGGAAGACGATGTTCC ACCCGGTGGCATCCCAGCTCGTAACGCTAAGGGCGAAAGACTTTTGGTCTTTCTAGGTATTATCGACATTTTACAGAGCTATcggttaaagaaaaaacttgaaCACACACTCAAGGCCATGATTCATGATGGG GATACGGTGTCGGTCCATCGTCCTGGTTTTTATTCGCAGCGATTCCAAAACTTCATGGCTAAGCAGGTCTTCAGAAAGGTGCCATCAC TGGATTTGCCCGAGTTTAAAGGCAAACACCGTAAATTCCGCAACTTGGTATCCAGCTACTTAG CGCTGAAACATTCGCCTTCTAAGAAGAAGCTGACAGCTCGGACACGAGCAACCTCCGTTACGGATAGTGCTGCGCCAGCAAACTACGACCAGCTCGCCACAAGTCAAGAATCAG CGTCAGACGCCGGAGCGATCGGTGGTGTTTCGACTATGCCACATCCGACAGGAACGGGTTCAATGTCAGGACCAGCAACTGCAGTTACGTTTAGCAACACAGTGGTTGGAGGCGGTGGTACGAGCGCTACTGGAAACAGTGTCGGCGGTGGCATTGGCGGAAGCTCCGCTACTCCCGTCAATTTACCCGCTGTCCTAAAAGACCGTGTGCCAAGCAACTTGAGACCGGGTTCTGGGGCTGGTCCCAGGGGCCCTCCTCCACCCGTTCCGCCGCGCTCGCCTAAACGGGTTAATATTGCCGTGCCGTCGTCTCAAGGAGGGGCATCGGCAGGCTCGGCTAAAG tATCATTTCGACCAAGAGCCAGCAATGAAGATGGAGAATCCCGAAGCCTaccatcatcttcatcttcgtcatcgACACCTCCTCCTGCATTTGAGGATGTTCTGCGTTCGGGTTCATCGGATAGGCCCCGTGAACAGCCGATGGCCCAGACTAGCCGAGCTGGAAGTAAATCGGCTAACATCTCGACAAAGAGACAAACGGAGACAACCGTAAGCAGGAACTGGACGTCGCAAGCTGAAGCTATCAG CATGTCCGAAGTCCAGCTGGAGGTACGATCGAACAGCAAAGCGTCATCACTAGGGAGTGGGGAAATCTTAAGAATGGCGAGCGGTGTTCTTTCCGGAGGCCATACACCGACCCCGACATGGACGGAAGGAACGCCTTCCTTCACTGAATCATCATCTTCCGGTGAATTAG GATTTTCAGGATCGCCGAAAATGAACCAAACTTCGGCCAACTCGTCCCGCGTTCATGCCAAGGTTGTCAACGAAGGAAGTATGTCTCCGAGTTTTCATCAGGATTCTGAAATGGTGAGTTCCGTTCGCATTCCGTGA